The window CATACGGATTACTGCATACGGGTAGGGGAGCAATCTAAACCAGACTGGCTTGCAAAGAGATTTGCGCACCAGCCAACACTTTAGAGACCGGGCACTTTTCCTTTGCTGCCTGCGCTAATTCCTGGAACTTTTCGGCGGAGATACCCGGAACCTGCGCCTGGCACACCAGATCAATGTTGGTGATGGTTGGCCCTTCGCCCAGGTGTACGGCCGCCGAGGTTTCCACACGAACCGGAGGCGTCTCATTGCCCGTTAGCAGCGCTGAAAAGAACATAGAAAAGCAGCCAGCGTGCGCCGCGCCAATCAGTTCTTCTGGATTTGTACCGACGCCATCGCTAAACCGAGAAGCCCACGTAAACGGCCCATCGTAAGCGCCGCTTTGCAGCTTCATCACCCCTTTGCCTTCCTTCAATGTACCTTCCCACAAAGCATTGGCTGTACGAACTGTCATGTTAGTTATCTCCTTGTTTAATAGCTTGCCGCTTACCGACCATCGCTAAAGAAGAGTCCCGGCAAGCATGAGGGTTACTAAATAGCGTCCCCAAACTGTATCGCACCCAGGACAAATCGTAAAGAGAACTAACTCTTTGCTTAACAGTTCAACATGAACTGCGGTGTACCACGATGAAGGAAAATCAACAGATTTCGCAGAACTTATCCTGAGCCTGCCGAAGGATTACGCAGATTTATCTCTGTGCCTCTGCGTTAAATTATTTGAGCGTGTGTCAAATGAGTTGAGCAGGTAGGGGCGGGACAGTCGGGGTGACATCTTTGCCAATCACCAATGCCTCGCCCCGCCTGTCTCGCCATCTTCTTTGTCCGGCACAGGCGTTTGTTGGGCGAGATGGCGCGGAGAAAATGTTGTCCGCTGCGGCGAAGACCAACCCGCGCCATCCCGCCCCTAAGCAAGGCATAAATGAAATGGAACACATGCAAGTTAATTCATTCTCATTTCTTAATTCTTACCGGCGGCCAACCGGGCATAAAACGCCGCGTCAGCGCCCAGCAGCTTGTGCATCTCTTCCAGCGAAAACGGGAACCACAGCGGGCTGTCCGTCGGCTTCGGGCTGACATTGGCCTGGTGGATAATGTCTACCAGCCAGGTGATGGCTTGCAGCGGCACAATGTTGGCCGCCGCCTTTTGCCGCAAGAAGCGGATATCTTCGCCGGGCTGGATGTCCGGGAATGGGTTGCTTTGCCAGAACGCTCTGGTGTAACACAAGGTGCTGCCCGGCATCCAGGGCAGCCGACCAGACGGCCGTACCGAATGCCACGCCCGCCGCGCAAACGGATCATAATGCAGCAGGTTGTCCAAGCCCACCACATCCGCGCCAAACTCCGTCAGCGCCCCCACCTGATAACTGAGCCGCCACGGCGCGACCCACACATCGTCGTCCCAACTCGCCAGGATGGGGCCGCGCGCTTCCTCGCCGCCCAGGTTGCGCTTCGCGCCAATGCTCAGGCGCTGCGGCAGGCGCAGGTAGCGAATCCGCTTATCCGCCGGGACCAGGTCGCCCACCGCATCCTCGCCATCGTCCAGGATGATCAGTTCCCGGTTGGGGTAATCCTGGCGCAAAAACAGCTCAATCGCCAACGGCACAAACGGCCGTCTATCATACGTCGGCATAATGCAAGAGATGAGCGGCGCGGGCAGCGCGGCCACATTGCTGCTCAGCGCCTGCGCCTCGGCCACCATGCGTTCAGCCATCAGCAGCGACACACCGCGCACCGCGTTGGCGATGGTCTGCGGCGCGGCTGCCGCCAGCCGGGGAATAGAATCTACGCCCAGCCGCGCCAGTTCGCGCGTCCGCGCCCCGGCGATACCGTTGATGTCTGCCAGCGGGACCGAAGCAACCGCCAGCGCAGGCGAGCGGGCGGTCCATTCGGCCGGGGTGGCCGTAAGCAGAGGGGCAACGGCCGTTTCCACCAACCGAATCTCCGGCGCGGCGGCCACAACCACAGGCTCGCGCACCAACGCCGGCCGCGCCGCGATCACCGCCGCCGGGCGGCGCGGCGCACTGACCGCCAGCGGGCGCGCGACGGCCGTTGGCGCGGCGCTGTCTGTTGTTCCCCCATCATCACCACATGGCCCGCAGGGCGACGCGCACCAGTGGCAGCAGCCACCCTGTCCAGCGGCGCCCCGGCCAGGCGGCGTGGGCGGGCACAAACCGCCCGGCGGCAGCGGCGCGGCGGCCACATCGCCCACATCGTAGGCCACGTCGAAGCCGGTCACCGTCAGTTTGCCGGGCGCCTGCGCCAGGAAATGGATCGGGACCGTCACCAATTCCACCGGCACAAAAGCAAGCTGCCGCACAAGCAGGGTGGTTCCGGCCGGCAGCGCCAGGTTCAGGTCGGCGCTGGCGGCGGTGGGGGGCACGGCCGTTTCCAACTGATGTTCTTGCCGCCCCACCGCGATGGGCAGCCGGCTCGCGCCAACAACGTTACCGGCCGCGTCCAGCCAATCCAACCGCACCTCCGGCGCGCCGCCGGCAAGCTGGCGCACCAACGCGCCATCTAGCCGCAGCACAAACGGCTGCCCGCCCGTCACCGCAAACGACTGCATCAGCGAGACAGGCACGGCTTCCAAATTGGAGAGTTCCACGCCATCGCTCGTCACGTTCAAGGTCACGCCGGTCACCGAGGCCGGCGACAACTGCCAGCCCAGCAGCGCACCATTGGCCACCAGCAGCAAATCGCCGTTGGCAATGGGATCGCCGGTAGCCTGGAAGGAAACCGTGTCTACGGCGGCGTTATGCTCCGGCGGAACGACGAAGCGGATTTCCGCCTGAGTCGCCCCCGGCGGCGCTTGCAGCCGCGCCCGGTGGAACAGCAGCTCCGGCAGCCGCTGCGCCGCAGCCGCCCGCAGGTTCACCGTCTGCGCCCGGCCAAAGGTTCCGTCGGCAAAACCAGCTTGCGGTTGAATGCCCCCCGGAAAGGTTTGGGAGCTGCGCTTGACTCGTTCAGCAAATTCGGGGACCTGGATGGGGATGCGGTCGGTGCGCTGCACGGCGCACGCGCCGCCGCGCCAGATCACCTCGGCGACCGCTTCCAGGCTGCTGGCAATGCCCCAAAAGCTGAAATCGTAGGTGCAGCCGCCGACCGCAGCCGTGGCCTGCGACAGCGCCGAGGCGCGGGACGGCCGTATCGCCTGGTCGCCTGGGGTGAGAGGGCCTAACACGGCCGTCAGGTGGAATGGGTCGGTGAAGGGGATGGGCTGCACAAAGCCGGTGGTCAGCGTCCAATGGTCCGGCTGTTGGCGGCCCAACGGCAAAAAACGCAGACCGGCCATCTCTCCGGCCGGGTAAGGGTTTTGTAAGGTCACGTACAGCCGGTCGCCGGATGGCGTCGCTGCCAGGTCTATGTCGCCAAAATCGGGCGCACCCACAGCAACCGGATTGCGCACCGCCAACGTCAGCAGGTCTATCACGCTGATGGAAGCGTTTTCGCGGCTGGCGACAAAGGCGCGACGGCCGTTTGGCTCAATCTCCACGGCTACCGGCCACAGCATCGTGTCGTCCGGTTTGGGCAGGGAAAGGGTGCGCTCGTAGCGCAAGTGGGCGGCGTCTATCAGGCTGAGGCTGTCGTCATTGCCATTCACCACCAGGGCGCGACGGCCGTCGGGCGTCAGCGCCAGGTCTACCGGATTGCTGCCGGTAAAGAGGGGGTCTACCAGCGATTGCTGGCTGGCCGCGTCGAAAACGGCCAGGCTGCCGGACAAGGTCTGGCTGTGGGCGGTGGCCACAAACAGGCGGCGGCCGTCCGGCGACACGGCCAGGCTGACCGGCCGGAAGCCTTCCTCCAGAGGAATGGGGTCGCCAAGCAGCGCGTCCAGAATGTTGACGGGGGTATTGGCGGTCAGGAGTTGGCCGAGTACGGCC of the Candidatus Leptovillus gracilis genome contains:
- a CDS encoding OsmC family protein, yielding MTVRTANALWEGTLKEGKGVMKLQSGAYDGPFTWASRFSDGVGTNPEELIGAAHAGCFSMFFSALLTGNETPPVRVETSAAVHLGEGPTITNIDLVCQAQVPGISAEKFQELAQAAKEKCPVSKVLAGAQISLQASLV
- a CDS encoding glycosyltransferase, whose protein sequence is MRLTTDFPGEAIRFEGDRTVQIQGLPEGAQIQHATITLTPAAAPGRPVFEEILTFSGNVGDFGMTKVLQPGIVEVDFHARRTLAVVRGSNLLNSELVVDLGGGVFMGINEYGALAASEDVDLYAIPASGALPGLLVGKFRLRSVTNPPPTLNVTQVTVRTAANNVTLALEGMPPFWVQPGEITAPIATPNFADFMQRYLQEAAVKDGRYQLPLIIHSDSLTRLNVTVDIEYTRQQSALPAGVGEAALPYGFDGVPQADSALLQVTLPAGAAVTAASVQVIGAFEESRIVFGPTGPLTPVTAVPISAAISQTQPILLSADTAVTAIDLLLSSVSRAAVLDLNLMADVGGKPFADPLLAAPVPLELDRDLAANPTWISARLPQEFQFRAGTRFWLIVQARNGEAAWHSQTAVTGEALQHSTTGGLSWRATQVDGVAGSLAGYFRLRRAPAQYEMPLSVLVGDGPTAIPVSLDRFQPLGRIDFTIDFPEFAAAITEAARRAAAASCARGEQLQNGDFTRWSTSGESFGPLQDAENISGGLSSIVVAPNGEWAFAGRETGDGVFIGLPLHRPFAGGFSAPASRQHVAISPDSQRVYVISEAYESTDLRVINAVTFAAVGSPVPLQGIASCLALSPDGRTLYLGGFRNVLALDTAVLGQLLTANTPVNILDALLGDPIPLEEGFRPVSLAVSPDGRRLFVATAHSQTLSGSLAVFDAASQQSLVDPLFTGSNPVDLALTPDGRRALVVNGNDDSLSLIDAAHLRYERTLSLPKPDDTMLWPVAVEIEPNGRRAFVASRENASISVIDLLTLAVRNPVAVGAPDFGDIDLAATPSGDRLYVTLQNPYPAGEMAGLRFLPLGRQQPDHWTLTTGFVQPIPFTDPFHLTAVLGPLTPGDQAIRPSRASALSQATAAVGGCTYDFSFWGIASSLEAVAEVIWRGGACAVQRTDRIPIQVPEFAERVKRSSQTFPGGIQPQAGFADGTFGRAQTVNLRAAAAQRLPELLFHRARLQAPPGATQAEIRFVVPPEHNAAVDTVSFQATGDPIANGDLLLVANGALLGWQLSPASVTGVTLNVTSDGVELSNLEAVPVSLMQSFAVTGGQPFVLRLDGALVRQLAGGAPEVRLDWLDAAGNVVGASRLPIAVGRQEHQLETAVPPTAASADLNLALPAGTTLLVRQLAFVPVELVTVPIHFLAQAPGKLTVTGFDVAYDVGDVAAAPLPPGGLCPPTPPGRGAAGQGGCCHWCASPCGPCGDDGGTTDSAAPTAVARPLAVSAPRRPAAVIAARPALVREPVVVAAAPEIRLVETAVAPLLTATPAEWTARSPALAVASVPLADINGIAGARTRELARLGVDSIPRLAAAAPQTIANAVRGVSLLMAERMVAEAQALSSNVAALPAPLISCIMPTYDRRPFVPLAIELFLRQDYPNRELIILDDGEDAVGDLVPADKRIRYLRLPQRLSIGAKRNLGGEEARGPILASWDDDVWVAPWRLSYQVGALTEFGADVVGLDNLLHYDPFARRAWHSVRPSGRLPWMPGSTLCYTRAFWQSNPFPDIQPGEDIRFLRQKAAANIVPLQAITWLVDIIHQANVSPKPTDSPLWFPFSLEEMHKLLGADAAFYARLAAGKN